TCTGGATTAATCGATTTGCCAGAAGACTACGATTATAAAAAAGAGTATCGTGACTATTTGGAGGAGAAATACAAATGAGTCTGCGAGTTTTTTTGGACACGAACATCGTACTCGACCTGCTCGCAGAACGAAAGCCCTTTTACAAAAGCGCGGCCGTTTTAGCCACAAAGGCTGAGCAAGCAAATTTCAGCTTGATTGTTTCACCTTTAACTTTCGTAACGGCTCATCATGTATTGTCCAAGTTTGAAGGTTCCTCGACTTCATTGAACAAGCTTCGAAAATTTAAAGTGATCTGTGAAATATGTCCTCAGGATCAAATGATCATAGAGAAGGCACTGAACAGCACTTTTCGTGATTTTGAAAATGCGGTACAATATTATTGCGCCATTGATTCAAAATGCAATGTGATTATTTCTCGTAATGCTAGGGATTATAAACAGAGCACATTGCCCGTGCTATCAGCAGAAGAATTCCTGAAGAGTCTTGATTCGTGAGTGGATGAGACTG
The Flavobacteriales bacterium genome window above contains:
- a CDS encoding PIN domain-containing protein, which codes for MSLRVFLDTNIVLDLLAERKPFYKSAAVLATKAEQANFSLIVSPLTFVTAHHVLSKFEGSSTSLNKLRKFKVICEICPQDQMIIEKALNSTFRDFENAVQYYCAIDSKCNVIISRNARDYKQSTLPVLSAEEFLKSLDS